One Parageobacillus sp. KH3-4 genomic region harbors:
- the nusA gene encoding transcription termination factor NusA — protein sequence MNTQLLDALADIIREKGISKEVVMEAIEAAIISAYKRNFGQAQNVRVDLNMETGTIRVFARKEVVEEVNDPRLQISLEEAQRIDPNYQIGDVVELEVTPRDFGRIAAQTAKQVVTQRVREAERSVIYAEFVDREEDIMTGIVQRIDPRFVYVSLGKTEGLLPASEQMPNETYKPHDRIKVYITKVEKTTKGPQIFVSRTHPGLLKRLFELEVPEIYDGTVEIKSIAREAGDRSKISVHSDNPEVDPVGACVGPKGQRVQAVVEELNGEKIDIVRWSADPVEFVANALSPAKVLRVIVNEEQKATTVIVPDYQLSLAIGKRGQNARLAAKLTNWKIDIKSESEARELGIDPYAQSTFLDSEETSINNENDSNQSFDLQDEKIE from the coding sequence ATGAATACGCAATTACTAGATGCCTTAGCGGATATTATCCGCGAAAAAGGCATTAGCAAAGAAGTTGTGATGGAAGCGATCGAAGCAGCGATTATTTCCGCGTATAAACGCAATTTCGGCCAAGCGCAAAACGTACGGGTTGATTTGAACATGGAAACAGGAACCATCCGCGTATTTGCGCGTAAAGAAGTAGTGGAAGAAGTCAATGATCCGCGTCTGCAAATTTCTTTGGAAGAAGCGCAACGAATCGATCCAAACTATCAAATCGGCGATGTCGTAGAGTTGGAGGTAACGCCGAGAGATTTCGGACGCATCGCGGCACAAACGGCGAAACAAGTTGTTACACAACGGGTGCGCGAAGCGGAGAGAAGTGTCATTTACGCAGAGTTTGTTGACCGTGAAGAAGATATTATGACAGGGATTGTACAACGTATAGATCCTCGCTTTGTTTACGTCAGTCTCGGCAAGACGGAAGGGCTGCTACCGGCTAGCGAACAAATGCCAAACGAAACGTACAAGCCGCACGACCGCATTAAAGTGTATATAACCAAAGTGGAAAAAACGACGAAAGGACCGCAAATTTTTGTATCGCGCACTCATCCGGGATTGCTAAAGCGCCTTTTTGAACTGGAAGTTCCAGAAATTTACGACGGCACGGTTGAAATTAAATCGATCGCTCGCGAAGCGGGGGACCGCTCGAAAATTTCTGTGCATTCCGACAATCCGGAAGTGGATCCGGTTGGCGCTTGCGTTGGCCCAAAAGGACAGCGTGTTCAAGCGGTTGTGGAAGAGCTAAACGGGGAAAAAATTGATATCGTCCGCTGGTCTGCTGACCCTGTTGAGTTTGTCGCGAACGCATTAAGCCCGGCGAAAGTGCTGCGCGTGATCGTCAACGAAGAACAAAAGGCGACGACGGTCATCGTGCCAGATTATCAGCTGTCGTTAGCAATCGGCAAACGCGGACAAAACGCCCGGCTAGCCGCGAAGCTAACAAATTGGAAAATCGATATTAAAAGCGAATCGGAAGCGAGAGAATTGGGAATCGATCCGTATGCGCAATCCACTTTTCTTGATTCGGAAGAAACGTCGATCAATAATGAAAATGACAGCAACCAATCATTCGATTTACAAGATGAGAAAATCGAGTGA
- a CDS encoding PolC-type DNA polymerase III produces MLTNEQKERFQVLLQQLELTSDEFVPYFLEAGIQKLVIEKEKKCWHFYFLLPKILPYRVYQLFTQKLVHAFHHIANVKYTIQAMDSHFTESDVRDYWTHCLQELQEGASPLLSLLHEQVPSVKGNKLYVIAHNEAEAMAVKRRFAKKVAEVYQSFGFPLLQLETEVKQSEKDFAQFLAQKQQEDAERALAVLTEMTTKETEAEPAADEPAGPLIIGYPIKEDEEVRTLDSIVEEERRVVVQGYVFDAEAKELKSGRTLLTLKITDYTNSILVKMFSRDKEDAELMANVKKGMWVKVRGSVQNDTFVRDLVLIANDINEVKAKERQDTAPEGEKRVELHLHTQMSQMDAVTSVTKLIEQAKKWGHPAIAVTDHAVVQSFPEAYSAAKKYGMKVLYGVEANIVDDGVPIAYNEAHRLLAEDTYVVFDVETTGLSAVYNTIIELAAVKVKDGEIIDRFTSFANPHHPLSMTTIELTGITDDMLKDAPDVEEVLRQFYDWIGDSVLVAHNASFDIGFLNVGFTKIGLGKVTNPVIDTLELARFLYPDLKNHRLNTLCKKFDIELTQHHRAIYDAEATGYLLMRLLKDAQERGILYHDELNKRSKEEVSYQRSRPFHVTLLAQNDIGLKNLFKLVSLSHVKYFYRVPRIPRSVLQQHREGILVGSGCDKGEVFDNMIQKAPEEVEEIAKFYDFLEVHPPEVYKPLIEMDYVKDENMIKEIIQKIVMLGEKLNIPVVATGNVHYLNREDKIYRKILIHSQGGANPLNRYELPDVYFRTTDEMLECFSFLGEEKAKEIVVTNTQKIAGLIDEVRPIKDKLYTPRIEGAEEEIREMSYRRAKEIYGDPLPEIVEQRLEKELKSIIGHGFAVIYLISHKLVKKSLDDGYLVGSRGSVGSSFVATMTEITEVNPLPPHYVCPNCKHSEFFNDGSVGSGFDLPDKNCPKCGTKYKKDGHDIPFETFLGFKGDKVPDIDLNFSGEYQPRAHNYTKVLFGEDNVYRAGTIGTVADKTAYGFVKGYASDLNLQLRSAEIDRLAAGCTGVKRTTGQHPGGIIVVPDYMDIYDFTPIQYPADDTSSEWRTTHFDFHSIHDNLLKLDILGHDDPTVIRMLQDLSGIDPKTIPTDDPEVMKIFSSTESLGVTPEQIMCNVGTLGIPEFGTRFVRQMLEETRPKTFSELVQISGLSHGTDVWLGNAQELIQNGTCTLSEVIGCRDDIMVYLIYRGLEPSLAFKIMESVRKGKGLTPEFEEEMRKHNVPEWYIESCKKIKYMFPKAHATAYVLMAVRIAYFKVHHPLLYYATYFTVRAEDFDLDAMIKGSAAIRKRIEEINAKGLNATAKEKSLLTVLEVALEMCERGFSFKNIDLYRSQATEFVIDGNSLIPPFNAIPGLGTNVALNIVRAREEGEFLSKEDLQQRGKLSKTLIEYLESRGCLDSLPDHNQLSLF; encoded by the coding sequence ATGTTAACAAATGAGCAAAAAGAGCGATTTCAAGTGTTGTTGCAGCAGCTTGAATTGACGTCAGACGAATTTGTTCCGTATTTCTTGGAAGCTGGCATTCAAAAACTTGTCATTGAAAAAGAGAAAAAATGTTGGCATTTTTATTTCTTGCTGCCGAAAATTTTGCCTTACCGCGTTTATCAGCTGTTTACGCAAAAGCTTGTTCATGCGTTTCATCATATCGCAAACGTGAAATACACCATTCAAGCAATGGATTCGCATTTTACAGAATCGGATGTCCGTGATTATTGGACGCACTGTTTGCAAGAGCTGCAAGAAGGAGCTTCCCCGCTTTTATCGCTGCTTCATGAGCAAGTTCCGAGCGTAAAAGGAAATAAACTGTATGTGATCGCCCACAATGAGGCAGAAGCAATGGCGGTGAAGCGTCGTTTTGCCAAAAAAGTGGCTGAAGTGTATCAGTCGTTCGGTTTTCCGCTTTTGCAGCTGGAAACAGAAGTCAAGCAGTCGGAAAAAGATTTTGCGCAATTTTTAGCGCAAAAGCAGCAAGAAGACGCCGAACGCGCTTTAGCGGTGCTAACGGAGATGACGACGAAAGAAACGGAAGCAGAGCCGGCGGCAGATGAGCCGGCGGGACCGCTCATTATCGGCTATCCGATTAAAGAGGACGAGGAAGTCCGTACGCTTGACAGCATCGTTGAAGAAGAACGGCGCGTCGTCGTGCAAGGATATGTGTTTGATGCTGAGGCAAAAGAATTAAAAAGCGGGCGGACGTTATTAACGCTAAAAATTACCGATTACACAAACTCGATTTTAGTGAAAATGTTTTCGCGCGATAAAGAAGATGCCGAGCTGATGGCGAATGTAAAAAAAGGGATGTGGGTGAAAGTAAGAGGAAGCGTGCAAAACGATACGTTTGTCCGCGACCTTGTGCTAATCGCCAATGACATTAATGAGGTGAAAGCGAAAGAACGGCAAGATACCGCTCCAGAAGGGGAAAAACGGGTGGAACTTCATTTGCATACACAGATGAGCCAAATGGACGCGGTCACGTCCGTTACAAAGCTCATTGAACAGGCGAAAAAATGGGGCCATCCAGCGATTGCTGTTACGGACCATGCTGTCGTGCAGTCGTTTCCGGAAGCGTACAGCGCTGCAAAAAAATACGGGATGAAAGTATTGTACGGCGTGGAAGCAAACATTGTCGACGATGGCGTGCCGATCGCCTACAACGAAGCGCATCGTTTGCTTGCCGAAGACACGTACGTCGTTTTTGACGTGGAAACGACCGGACTGTCGGCAGTGTATAATACGATTATTGAGCTTGCTGCAGTGAAAGTAAAGGACGGAGAAATTATCGACCGGTTTACATCGTTTGCCAACCCACATCATCCGTTATCGATGACAACGATTGAGTTGACAGGAATTACCGATGACATGCTGAAAGATGCTCCAGATGTGGAAGAAGTGCTGCGCCAGTTTTACGATTGGATTGGCGACAGCGTCCTTGTCGCGCATAACGCTAGTTTTGACATCGGTTTTTTAAATGTCGGTTTTACGAAAATCGGCCTTGGCAAAGTGACGAATCCGGTTATCGATACGCTTGAATTGGCGCGGTTTTTATATCCGGACTTGAAAAATCACCGCTTAAACACGCTTTGTAAAAAGTTCGACATTGAATTGACGCAGCATCACCGGGCGATTTACGATGCGGAAGCAACCGGATATTTGCTTATGCGGCTGTTAAAAGACGCGCAGGAACGAGGAATTTTATATCATGATGAATTAAACAAACGTTCGAAGGAAGAAGTGTCGTACCAGCGCTCCCGTCCGTTCCATGTGACGCTGCTTGCGCAAAATGACATTGGTCTAAAAAACTTGTTCAAACTTGTTTCTTTATCGCACGTGAAATATTTTTACCGGGTTCCGCGCATTCCCCGCTCGGTGCTGCAGCAACACCGTGAAGGCATTTTAGTCGGTTCCGGCTGCGATAAAGGCGAAGTATTTGACAATATGATTCAAAAAGCGCCGGAAGAAGTCGAAGAAATCGCGAAATTTTACGATTTTCTCGAAGTACATCCTCCGGAAGTATACAAACCGTTGATTGAAATGGACTATGTCAAAGATGAAAATATGATCAAGGAAATTATCCAAAAGATCGTCATGCTCGGAGAAAAATTAAACATTCCCGTCGTTGCGACCGGAAATGTGCATTATTTAAATCGAGAAGATAAAATTTACCGAAAAATTTTGATCCATTCCCAAGGCGGGGCCAATCCGCTCAACCGTTATGAGCTTCCGGACGTCTATTTTCGGACGACCGACGAAATGCTCGAATGTTTCTCCTTTCTAGGAGAAGAAAAAGCAAAAGAAATCGTCGTGACGAATACGCAAAAAATCGCTGGTCTCATCGATGAAGTGAGACCGATTAAAGACAAGCTGTATACGCCGCGCATCGAAGGGGCGGAAGAGGAAATTCGCGAAATGAGCTACCGCCGTGCCAAAGAAATTTATGGCGATCCGCTGCCGGAAATTGTCGAGCAGCGCTTGGAAAAAGAATTAAAAAGCATCATCGGACACGGTTTTGCCGTCATTTACTTAATTTCTCACAAGCTCGTCAAAAAATCGCTCGATGACGGCTACCTTGTCGGTTCGCGCGGCTCGGTCGGTTCTTCGTTTGTCGCGACGATGACGGAAATTACCGAGGTCAACCCGCTGCCGCCGCACTACGTCTGCCCGAACTGCAAGCACTCAGAATTTTTCAATGACGGTTCGGTCGGTTCCGGATTTGACTTACCGGATAAAAATTGTCCAAAATGCGGCACCAAATATAAAAAAGACGGGCACGATATCCCGTTTGAAACATTCCTTGGCTTTAAAGGGGATAAAGTTCCGGATATCGATTTAAACTTCTCCGGCGAATATCAGCCGCGCGCCCATAACTACACGAAAGTATTGTTCGGGGAAGATAACGTATACCGCGCAGGAACGATTGGCACTGTCGCCGATAAAACGGCGTACGGTTTTGTCAAAGGATATGCAAGCGATTTGAATTTGCAGCTGCGCAGTGCGGAAATCGACCGTCTCGCCGCGGGATGCACCGGAGTAAAGCGGACGACAGGGCAGCATCCAGGCGGCATCATCGTCGTTCCAGATTATATGGACATTTACGATTTTACGCCAATTCAATATCCAGCAGACGATACGAGTTCCGAATGGCGCACGACGCACTTTGATTTCCATTCGATTCATGACAATCTCTTGAAGCTCGATATTCTTGGGCACGACGATCCGACAGTCATCCGCATGCTTCAAGATTTAAGCGGCATCGATCCAAAAACGATTCCAACAGACGATCCGGAAGTGATGAAAATTTTCAGCAGCACCGAATCGCTTGGCGTTACGCCGGAACAAATTATGTGCAATGTCGGCACGCTCGGCATTCCAGAGTTCGGCACGCGCTTTGTCCGTCAGATGCTTGAGGAAACGAGGCCGAAAACATTTTCCGAGCTCGTGCAAATTTCCGGCCTTTCCCACGGAACGGATGTCTGGCTTGGAAACGCCCAAGAATTGATTCAAAACGGCACATGCACGCTGTCGGAAGTGATCGGCTGCCGCGATGATATTATGGTTTATTTGATTTATCGCGGACTCGAGCCGTCGCTTGCGTTTAAAATTATGGAATCGGTGCGGAAAGGAAAAGGGCTGACGCCGGAATTTGAAGAAGAGATGCGCAAGCATAATGTGCCAGAATGGTATATTGAATCATGCAAAAAGATTAAATATATGTTCCCGAAAGCGCACGCTACCGCGTACGTGTTAATGGCGGTCCGCATCGCTTACTTTAAAGTGCACCATCCGCTTTTGTACTATGCCACTTACTTTACAGTGCGCGCGGAAGATTTTGATTTGGATGCGATGATTAAAGGCTCTGCGGCGATTCGCAAACGCATTGAAGAAATTAACGCGAAAGGATTAAACGCGACGGCAAAAGAAAAAAGCTTATTGACGGTATTAGAAGTTGCTTTAGAAATGTGCGAACGCGGCTTCTCGTTTAAAAACATCGATCTTTACCGTTCACAGGCAACCGAATTTGTCATTGACGGCAATTCGCTTATTCCGCCGTTCAATGCGATCCCAGGCCTTGGGACGAACGTGGCGCTCAACATCGTGCGCGCCCGCGAAGAAGGGGAATTTTTATCAAAAGAAGATTTGCAGCAACGCGGAAAACTGTCAAAGACGCTCATCGAATATTTGGAAAGCCGCGGCTGCCTTGATTCGTTGCCGGATCATAACCAGCTTTCCTTATTTTAA
- a CDS encoding proline--tRNA ligase: protein MRQSQSFIPTLREVPADAEVKSHQLLLRAGFIRQSASGVYTFLPLGQRVLQKVETIIREEMNRAGAIELLMPALQPAELWQQSGRWYSYGPELMRLKDRHERDFALGPTHEEMITALVRDEVKSYKRLPLTLYQIQVKFRDEKRPRFGLLRGREFIMKDAYSFHTSQESLDETYNKMYEAYSNIFRRCGLNFRAVIADSGAIGGKDTHEFMVLSEIGEDTIAYSDASDYAANIEMAPVITTYEKSDEPLRELEKVHTPGQKTIEEVASYLQVAPEKCIKSLLFKVDDRYVLVLVRGDHEANDVKVKNLFDAAIVELASPEETKQVMNCEVGSLGPIGVGESVTVVADHAVKAIVNGVCGANEEGYHYIGVNPERDFTVSEYADLRFIQEGDPSPDGKGTIRFARGIEVGHVFKLGTRYSEALNATYLDENGRSQTMIMGCYGIGVSRLVAAIAEQFADENGLVWPAAVAPFHVHLITANAKNEEQRQLADEWYEKLGQAGFEVLYDDRPERAGVKFADSDLIGIPVRVTVGKRASEGIVEVKVRQTGESMEVPVHELIDTIQRLLQQ, encoded by the coding sequence ATGAGACAAAGCCAATCGTTTATTCCAACGCTGCGGGAAGTGCCTGCAGACGCGGAAGTGAAAAGCCACCAGCTGTTGCTGCGCGCTGGGTTTATCCGGCAAAGCGCAAGCGGCGTATATACGTTTTTGCCGCTCGGACAGCGCGTATTACAAAAAGTGGAGACGATTATTCGCGAAGAAATGAATCGCGCCGGAGCGATTGAATTGCTTATGCCGGCGCTGCAGCCAGCGGAATTATGGCAGCAATCCGGCCGCTGGTATTCGTACGGTCCTGAGCTGATGCGCTTGAAAGACCGTCATGAACGCGATTTTGCGCTTGGACCGACGCATGAAGAAATGATTACGGCGCTTGTGCGCGACGAAGTGAAATCATATAAACGTTTGCCGCTTACGCTTTATCAAATTCAAGTGAAATTCCGTGATGAAAAACGCCCGCGTTTCGGTTTATTACGCGGCCGCGAATTTATTATGAAAGACGCGTATTCGTTCCATACGTCGCAGGAAAGTTTAGATGAAACGTACAATAAGATGTATGAAGCGTATTCGAACATTTTCCGCCGCTGCGGTTTAAACTTCCGTGCCGTTATTGCAGATTCTGGAGCGATCGGCGGAAAAGACACGCATGAATTTATGGTTTTGTCAGAAATTGGCGAAGATACGATCGCTTATTCTGACGCTTCCGATTATGCGGCAAACATTGAAATGGCACCTGTTATTACCACATATGAGAAAAGCGATGAGCCGCTTCGCGAGCTAGAAAAAGTGCATACACCGGGGCAAAAAACAATCGAGGAAGTAGCTTCGTATTTGCAGGTGGCTCCGGAAAAATGCATCAAGTCATTGCTTTTTAAAGTCGATGACCGTTACGTGCTTGTGCTCGTCCGCGGCGACCATGAGGCAAACGACGTAAAAGTGAAAAACTTGTTTGACGCAGCCATCGTCGAGCTTGCGTCGCCGGAAGAAACGAAGCAAGTAATGAACTGTGAAGTCGGTTCGCTCGGTCCAATTGGCGTTGGCGAATCCGTCACTGTCGTTGCCGATCATGCGGTAAAAGCGATCGTTAATGGCGTATGCGGAGCGAATGAGGAAGGCTATCATTATATTGGCGTCAATCCAGAGCGCGATTTTACCGTTTCTGAATATGCTGATTTACGTTTTATTCAAGAAGGAGATCCGTCTCCGGATGGAAAAGGCACGATCCGCTTTGCCCGTGGCATTGAAGTTGGCCACGTGTTTAAATTGGGCACGCGTTACAGCGAAGCGTTGAACGCAACTTATTTGGATGAAAATGGACGTTCGCAAACGATGATCATGGGCTGCTATGGAATCGGCGTTTCGCGGCTAGTCGCGGCGATTGCCGAGCAGTTTGCTGACGAAAACGGTCTCGTCTGGCCAGCGGCGGTTGCTCCGTTCCACGTCCACCTTATTACGGCGAATGCAAAAAATGAAGAGCAGCGCCAGCTCGCCGACGAGTGGTATGAAAAATTGGGACAAGCCGGCTTTGAAGTATTGTATGATGATCGTCCGGAGCGCGCCGGCGTCAAATTTGCTGATAGCGATTTAATCGGGATCCCGGTTCGGGTGACAGTCGGGAAGCGCGCTAGTGAAGGAATTGTAGAAGTAAAAGTGCGCCAAACAGGCGAATCAATGGAAGTGCCTGTCCATGAACTGATTGACACGATTCAACGCCTTTTACAACAATAA
- the rimP gene encoding ribosome maturation factor RimP yields the protein MSKKVTSIVEGLVTPILADMDLELVDIEYVKEGKSWFLRVFIDSDEGVDIEQCGAVSEKLSEKLDEVDPIPHNYFLEVSSPGAERPLKKPADFTKAIGKNVYIKTYEPIEGEKEFEGELTGFDGKTVSVTVKDKTRKKTIDIPYEKVASARLAVIFF from the coding sequence ATGAGCAAAAAGGTGACGAGCATAGTAGAAGGACTAGTCACACCAATTCTTGCCGACATGGATTTAGAACTTGTCGATATCGAGTATGTAAAAGAGGGGAAAAGCTGGTTTTTGCGCGTCTTTATCGACTCTGATGAAGGGGTTGACATTGAACAATGTGGGGCCGTAAGTGAAAAGTTAAGCGAGAAATTGGATGAAGTCGACCCGATCCCGCACAACTATTTTCTTGAAGTTTCTTCGCCTGGGGCGGAACGGCCGTTAAAAAAACCGGCTGATTTTACGAAAGCGATTGGGAAAAATGTATATATCAAAACATATGAACCAATTGAAGGAGAAAAGGAGTTTGAAGGGGAACTTACCGGTTTTGACGGAAAAACAGTATCCGTCACTGTGAAAGACAAAACTCGCAAAAAAACCATCGACATTCCGTATGAAAAAGTGGCGAGCGCAAGACTTGCTGTTATCTTTTTTTAA
- a CDS encoding YlxR family protein — MAGQKKVPMRKCVVTGEMKPKKEMVRIVRSKDGEVSIDLTGKKAGRGAYITLDKECILLAKKKNVLAHHLKTEIADSLYDELLQLAEKETAARNEQ, encoded by the coding sequence ATGGCTGGTCAAAAGAAAGTGCCAATGCGAAAGTGCGTCGTGACTGGAGAAATGAAGCCAAAAAAAGAAATGGTACGCATCGTTCGCTCTAAAGATGGAGAAGTTTCGATTGATCTAACCGGGAAGAAAGCGGGGCGTGGAGCGTATATTACGCTAGATAAAGAATGCATTTTATTGGCGAAAAAGAAAAATGTTTTAGCCCATCATTTAAAGACGGAAATTGCCGATTCGCTGTATGACGAATTGCTTCAGTTGGCGGAAAAGGAGACAGCAGCTCGAAATGAGCAATGA
- a CDS encoding YlxQ family RNA-binding protein: MSNERWASLLGLANRARKVISGEELTVKEIRSGRAKLVLLAEDASENTTKKINDKCSSYGIPLRKVPDRYTLGRAIGKDARVVVAVIDEGFANKLLTMLD; encoded by the coding sequence ATGAGCAATGAACGGTGGGCATCATTATTAGGACTAGCGAATCGAGCACGGAAAGTAATTTCAGGCGAGGAACTGACGGTCAAAGAAATTCGTAGCGGAAGAGCGAAACTCGTGCTTTTAGCGGAGGATGCATCAGAAAATACAACGAAAAAAATCAATGATAAATGTTCTTCATACGGTATTCCGCTCCGCAAAGTGCCTGATCGTTATACGCTCGGGCGCGCAATCGGGAAAGACGCCCGTGTTGTTGTTGCGGTGATCGATGAAGGATTTGCCAACAAACTACTGACGATGCTCGATTGA
- the infB gene encoding translation initiation factor IF-2 codes for MSKMRVYEYAKKNNVSSKDVIHKLKEMNIEVTNHMATLEPEVVEKLDHTYNKKNERPERPHASAPKEKRPTTVKPKNYVDDFDDEDEEVVKTKVPKKKGAGKKKEGKKHDLQLQQQEKKIFHQHKKKNKGKVKAKVKAKEQQPVQQQEPPKKKEKELPKKITYEGTLTVAELAKKLGREPSEIIKKLFMLGVMATINQDLDKDAIELICSDYGVEVEEKVVIDETDFESIEIVDNPEDLVERPPVVTIMGHVDHGKTTLLDSIRHSKVTEQEAGGITQHIGAYQVTVNDKKITFLDTPGHEAFTTMRARGAQVTDIVVLVVAADDGVMPQTVEAINHAKAANVPIIVAINKIDKPDANPDRVMQELMEYNLVPEEWGGDTIFCKLSAKTGEGIDNLLEMILLVSEMEELKANPNRRATGTVIEAKLDKGRGPVATLLIQAGTLHVGDPIVVGCTYGRVRAMVNDTGRRVKEAGPSTPVEITGLHEVPQAGDRFMVFEDEKKARQIGEARAQKQLMEQRSMKTRVSLDDLFEQIKQGEMKELNIIVKADVQGSVEALVSALQKIDVEGVRVKIIHAGVGAITESDIILATASNAIVIGFNVRPDANAKRVAESEKVDIRLHRIIYKVIEEIEAAMKGMLDPEYEEKVIGQAEVRQTFKVSKVGTIAGCYVTEGKVTRDSKVRLIRQGVVVYEGEVDSLKRFKDDVKEVMQGYECGLTIKNFNDIKEGDIIEAYVMQEVERQ; via the coding sequence ATGTCTAAAATGCGTGTATATGAGTACGCGAAAAAAAACAATGTATCCAGTAAAGACGTTATTCATAAATTGAAAGAAATGAACATCGAAGTGACGAATCATATGGCGACGTTGGAGCCGGAAGTGGTGGAAAAGCTTGACCATACGTACAACAAAAAAAATGAACGACCTGAACGGCCGCACGCTTCTGCTCCAAAGGAAAAACGCCCAACAACGGTAAAACCGAAAAACTATGTCGATGATTTTGATGATGAAGATGAAGAAGTAGTGAAAACGAAAGTGCCAAAGAAAAAAGGGGCAGGCAAAAAGAAAGAAGGAAAAAAACACGATTTGCAATTGCAGCAGCAAGAAAAGAAAATTTTCCATCAGCATAAGAAGAAAAATAAAGGAAAAGTAAAAGCGAAGGTAAAAGCAAAAGAACAGCAACCTGTGCAGCAACAAGAACCGCCAAAGAAAAAAGAAAAAGAGCTTCCTAAGAAAATTACGTACGAAGGAACATTGACGGTCGCCGAACTCGCGAAAAAACTCGGTCGCGAACCGTCGGAAATTATTAAAAAGCTGTTTATGCTCGGCGTGATGGCCACAATCAACCAGGATTTGGATAAAGATGCGATCGAACTGATTTGTTCCGATTATGGTGTAGAAGTGGAAGAAAAAGTAGTTATCGATGAAACGGATTTCGAATCGATTGAAATCGTCGATAATCCTGAAGATTTAGTGGAGCGCCCGCCGGTTGTCACGATTATGGGGCACGTTGACCACGGAAAAACGACGCTATTGGATTCGATTCGCCATTCGAAAGTGACGGAACAAGAAGCAGGGGGCATTACGCAACATATTGGCGCATATCAAGTGACAGTGAATGATAAAAAAATTACGTTCCTTGATACGCCAGGGCATGAGGCGTTTACGACAATGCGGGCAAGGGGAGCGCAAGTCACCGATATTGTCGTCCTCGTTGTCGCCGCCGATGATGGCGTTATGCCGCAAACGGTGGAAGCAATTAACCACGCGAAAGCGGCGAATGTTCCGATTATTGTTGCCATCAACAAAATCGATAAGCCCGATGCTAACCCAGATCGCGTGATGCAAGAATTGATGGAGTATAATCTCGTTCCGGAAGAATGGGGCGGAGATACGATCTTTTGTAAACTGTCGGCAAAAACGGGAGAAGGAATTGATAATTTATTGGAAATGATTTTGCTTGTTAGCGAAATGGAAGAATTAAAAGCAAATCCAAATCGCCGCGCGACAGGAACGGTAATCGAGGCGAAACTCGATAAAGGCCGCGGCCCGGTTGCGACGCTGCTCATTCAAGCGGGAACGTTGCATGTCGGCGATCCGATTGTTGTTGGCTGCACGTACGGACGCGTGCGGGCGATGGTCAATGATACAGGGCGTCGCGTGAAAGAAGCAGGCCCTTCGACACCTGTGGAAATCACTGGTCTTCACGAAGTGCCGCAGGCTGGAGACCGCTTTATGGTGTTTGAAGATGAGAAAAAAGCGCGGCAAATCGGTGAAGCGCGGGCGCAAAAACAATTGATGGAGCAACGTAGCATGAAGACGCGCGTCAGCCTAGACGACCTCTTTGAACAAATTAAACAAGGAGAAATGAAAGAATTAAATATTATTGTCAAAGCGGATGTTCAAGGATCGGTTGAAGCGCTTGTTTCCGCCTTGCAAAAGATCGATGTGGAAGGTGTGCGCGTGAAAATTATTCACGCTGGAGTTGGAGCAATTACAGAATCCGACATTATTTTGGCGACCGCATCGAACGCGATTGTCATCGGCTTTAACGTCCGCCCGGATGCAAACGCAAAACGTGTTGCCGAGTCAGAAAAAGTCGATATTCGTCTGCACCGCATCATTTATAAAGTGATTGAAGAAATTGAAGCGGCGATGAAAGGAATGCTTGATCCGGAATACGAAGAAAAAGTCATCGGTCAGGCGGAAGTACGGCAAACGTTCAAAGTATCCAAAGTTGGAACGATCGCCGGATGCTATGTCACTGAAGGAAAAGTGACGCGTGACAGCAAAGTCCGCCTCATTCGTCAAGGCGTCGTCGTTTATGAAGGTGAAGTGGATTCATTGAAACGCTTTAAAGATGATGTCAAAGAAGTAATGCAAGGATATGAATGTGGATTGACGATTAAAAACTTCAACGATATTAAAGAAGGAGACATTATTGAAGCGTACGTAATGCAGGAAGTGGAAAGACAATGA